The following are encoded together in the Cryptococcus neoformans var. neoformans JEC21 chromosome 9 sequence genome:
- a CDS encoding vacuole protein, putative: protein MSSDESKRPAKPAEIPRRALSSSRLSFRAFFPLLGLLMVLVYQNYPDISSAIITRLSRNASLAERPTTEQLAIVEQDVPLPDSARCPIQPEPLNVGEDWNPLEDSVYADLAVKRLSKAIQIDTVAYDDMPMDTSDPAFDKHLVFARFIEHEYPKLISNLKHEVVNNHGHLFTWEGSNSNLKPIMLMAHIDTVPVPPETLGQWKYLPFEGAITQDGTPDTPGTWIWGRGSSDCKNSLLGIYGAVERLISEGYKPKRTVIISNGFDEEVGGARGAATMANVLEERYGKHGIAFLVDEGVTGILEYYGASVALFGMAEKGSVNVKVKVESLGGHSSVPPRHTGIGVISRILTKLEDNPFPPILTPETPFFKFLACMSEYAPLVPEFIKTKIKHPKEWPMLAHGLAARDRILNSFLATTQAIDLISGGVKYNALPEYTEATINHRIAFTSSINETLQHIVDLVLPVAQFLNFTISPFDGSPKASDFHISLEAPYSLEPAPITPSDSKSFELMAGTTKHVFGKGTIVSPSGMFANTDTKRMWNVTKNIYRFSPALVTESVGMHTVNERISLNAHLTTTRFFYKLIRNSEGWVNDDE, encoded by the exons ATGTCCTCCGACGAATCAAAGAGGCCAGCCAAGCCCGCTGAGATCCCTCGACGCGccctttcatcctcccGCCTCAGCTTCCGTgcattcttccctctcctcggTCTTCTGATGGTCTTGGTCTACCAGAACTACCCTGACATCTCGTCCGCTATCATAACGAGGCTGTCCCGGAACGCTTCTCTTGCCGAACGTCCTACTACCGAGCAGCTTGCTATCGTTGAGCAAGATGTCCCTCTGCCCGACTCCGCTAGGTGCCCTATTCAACCCGAACCATTAAACGTGGGCGAGGACTGGAATCCTCTTGAAGATTCTGTCTACGCTGATCTGGCTGTTAAGCGACTATCCAAGGCTATTCAGATAGACACCGTTGCCTACGATGACATGCCTATGGACACTTCCGACCCGGCGTTTGACAAGCACTTGGTCTTTGCTCGCTTCATTGAGCACGAGTATCCCAAGCTTATCTCAAATCTCAAGCACGAGGTTGTCAACAACCATGGACATCTCTTTACATGGGAAGGCTCCAACTCCAATTTGAAGCCTATCATGCTTATGGCGCACATCGATACTGTACCTGTGCCTCCAGAGACACTTGGTCAATGGAAGTACCTGCCTTTTGAAGGAGCTATCACGCAAGATGGAACGCCTGATACTCCTGGTACTTGGATATGGGGTCGAGGATCTTCGGACTGCAAAAACTCTTTGTTGGGAATTTATGGTGCCGTGGAACGTCTTATCTCCGAGGGCTACAAGCCCAAACGCACAGTGATCATCTCTAATGgctttgatgaagaa GTTGGCGGAGCTCGAGGAGCTGCGACTATGGCAAATGTCTTAGAAGAACGTTACGGCAAACATGGTATTGCTTTTTTGGTCGACGAAGGTGTCACTGGTATCCTCGAATACTACGGCGCATCAGTAGCCCTATTTGGTATGGCAGAAAAAGGTTCGGTCAATGTCAAGGTCAAGGTAGAGTCTCTTGGTGGTCATTCGAGCGTTCCCCCTCGCCACACTGGCA TTGGCGTCATCTCCCGGATCCTTACCAAGCTCGAAGACAACCCTTTCCCACCTATCCTGACTCCCGAGacccccttcttcaagttcCTCGCTTGCATGTCAGAGTATGCCCCTCTTGTACCGGAGTTTATCAAGACCAAGATCAAGCACCCCAAAGAGTGGCCAATGCTCGCTCATGGCCTAGCGGCTCGTGACAGGATTCTCAACAGTTTCTTGGCTACAACCCAGGCTATCGACCTGATCTCCGGTGGTGTAAAATACAATGCCTTGCCCGAATACACTGAAG CTACCATCAACCACCGAATCGCATTCacatcatccatcaatGAAACTCTTCAACACATTGTTGACCTCGTTCTTCCTGTCGCCCAATTTCTTAACTTTaccatctctccctttgACGGCTCGCCCAAGGCATCAGACTTTCACATTAGCCTCGAAGCGCCTTACAGTCTGGAACCGGCGCCCATCACTCCCTCTGATTCAAAGAGTTTTGAGTTGATGGCTGGGACGACAAAGCATGTGTTTGGAAAGGGAACCATCGTTAGCCCTTCGGGTATGTTCG CCAATACTGATACCAAACGGATGTGGAATGTGACCAAGAACATTTACAGGTTTAGTCCTGCTTTGGTGACTGAGAGCGTCGGCATGCACACTGTCAACGAG CGTATCAGCCTTAATGCCCATCTCACTACGACGAGGTTCTTCTACAAATTGATTCGAAACTCCGAAGGCTGGgtaaatgatgatgaataA
- a CDS encoding tartrate transporter, putative — MGVTKASPLVPFISLAKRLPFFTDKKMSAQGDHIKHTESVVSDVQKPEDTEAAEMDVERRKTIEKSLVRKLDLRCSLFILLYIMNYLDRNNISAARLKGLQSDLNMTDTEYSTCLSILYVGYILMQIPSNMIMNRISRPSWYIGGAMIIWGMISTCSGVTTSFGGMVATRFMLGFVEAAFLPGALLILSKWYTRKELTLRNAILFGGNLISNAFASLVAAGVLSNMEGTLGHAAWRWMFFIEGAATMFFACLCPLILPDLPTNTRGFTEEELEVAQLRLLEDVGEADQDSENDGVFAGLIMAVKDVKIYLMMITLTAYVVGLSFNAFFPTLTGTLGFGYVPTLLMSAPPWVFATLVSFAVSWHADRTQEKFWHITIPILFGMVGFIISMATLNTAGRYVALFLQAQAYAGFIVFYSWISSSFPRPPAKRAVAIAMVNAFSQLGNIAGSYVWNLSENGYRKSYGIVLAMFGISIAGCFVFRMILVNLNKKLEAGEAAWEAKEDVTDKSQKLEHFEQEDEALKMRKGFRYLV; from the exons ATGGGGGTGACAAAAGCTTCCCCCTTGGTTCCATTCATTTCTTTAGCTAAGCGTTTACCATTTTTTACCGACAAGAAGATGTCGGCCCAAGGCGACCATATCAAGCACACAGAAAGCGTCGTTAGTGACGTGCAGAAACCTGAAGATACCGAAGCCGCTGAAATGGACGTTGAGCGAAGAAAGACCATCGAGAAGAGCTTAGTCAGGAAGCTCGACTTAAGATGCTCTCTTTTTATTCTTCTTTATATCATGA ATTATCTCGACAGAAACAACATCAGTGCTGCTCGTCTCAAAGGTCTTCAAAGTGATTTGAACATGACCGACACCGAGTACTCTACCTGTTTATCCATT CTCTACGTCGGTTATATCTTGATGCAAATTCCAAGTAACATGAT taTGAACCGTATTTCCCGACCCAGTTGGTACATCGGTGGTGCCATGATCATTTGGGGTATGATCTCCACTTGTTCTGGCGTTACCACGAGTTTTGGCGGTATGGTTGCCACCCGATTCATGCTCGGTTTCGTTGAAGCCGCTTTCTTGCCTGGCGCTCTTCTTATCTTGTCCAAG TGGTACACCCGGAAGGAGCTCACTCTTCGAAACGCTATTCTCTTTGGTGGTAACCTCATTTCCAACGCCTTCGCTTCCCTCGTGGCTGCTGGTGTGTTGAGTAACATGGAAGGCACTCTCGGCCATGCCGCTTGGAGGTGGATGTTCTTCA TTGAAGGTGCCGCCACCATGTTCTTTGCCTGTCTTTGTCCTTTGATCCTTCCCGATCTTCCCACCAACACTCGTGGCTTCACTGAAGAGGAACTCGAAGTAGCTCAGCTCCGACTCCTTGAAGATGTGGGTGAAGCCGATCAAGACTCCGAGAACGATGGTGTCTTCGCTGGTTTGATCATGGCTGTCAAGGACGTCAAGATTTacttgatgatgatcacCCTCACTGCCTACGTCGTCGGTCTTTCTTTCAACGCTTTCTTCCCTACTTTAACTGGTACTCTCGGTTTCGGCTACGTTCCCACCCTCCTCATGAG CGCCCCCCCTTGGGTCTTCGCCACTCTTGTCTCATTCGCTGTGTCATGGCACGCTGACCGAACCCAAGAAAAG TTCTGGCACAtcaccatccccatcctttTCGGAATGGTCGGtttcatcatcagtatGGCTACCCTTAACACTGCTGGCCGATACGTTGCTCTCTTCTTGCAGGCCCAGGCCTATGCCGGTTTCATTGTTTT CTACTCTTggatctcttcttccttccctcgtcctcctGCCAAGCGAGCTGTTGCTATCGCTATGGTCAACGCCTTTTCCCAACTTGGTAACATTGCTGGTTCTTACGTGTGGAACCTATCTGAGAACGGTTATCGCAAGTCTTACGGTATTGTCTTGGCCATGTTCGGTATTAGCATTGCCGGTTGCTTCGTTTTCCGAATGATCCTTGTCAACCTCAACAAGAAGCTTGAGGCTGGCGAAGCTGCTTGGGAGGCTAAGGAGGATGTCACCGACAAGTCACAAAAGCTTGAACACTTTGAgcaggaggatgaggctttgaagatgaggaagggattCAGGTACCTTGTTTAA